A genomic region of Streptosporangium lutulentum contains the following coding sequences:
- a CDS encoding methyltransferase domain-containing protein — protein sequence MFAIDDRDLDGVILDCGGGASGFVAEARAMGARALAADPLYAHGAAVLADRLSAGLDQGNAMINANADRFVWEWYGSPERRQKMRRDARSEFLADIRRHPDSYLAAGLPHLPLADESVDLVLCSHLLFTWAGRLDREWHRTAITEMSRVSRGEVRIFPLVRLGDGESVDFFDALQADLRAEGLVCAVREVPYEFQRGADHMLTVGKAKGGLL from the coding sequence ATGTTCGCGATCGACGACCGCGACTTGGACGGCGTCATTCTCGACTGCGGCGGTGGGGCGTCCGGTTTCGTCGCGGAGGCCAGGGCGATGGGAGCCCGGGCCCTGGCGGCGGACCCGCTCTACGCGCATGGCGCCGCCGTGCTCGCCGACCGCCTGTCGGCCGGCCTGGACCAGGGCAATGCGATGATCAACGCGAACGCGGACCGGTTCGTGTGGGAGTGGTACGGCTCGCCGGAACGGCGTCAGAAGATGCGCCGCGACGCCAGGAGCGAGTTCCTGGCCGATATCCGCCGGCATCCGGATTCGTATCTCGCAGCCGGCCTGCCACATCTTCCGCTGGCTGACGAAAGTGTCGACCTGGTGCTGTGTTCACACCTGCTGTTCACCTGGGCCGGGCGCTTGGATCGGGAGTGGCACCGGACGGCGATCACGGAAATGAGCCGGGTCAGCCGGGGTGAGGTCAGAATCTTTCCCCTGGTCCGCCTGGGCGACGGTGAATCGGTCGACTTTTTTGACGCACTTCAGGCGGATCTGCGAGCTGAAGGGCTGGTGTGCGCGGTGCGCGAAGTCCCCTATGAGTTCCAGCGCGGCGCCGACCACATGCTGACCGTGGGTAAGGCGAAGGGCGGGCTCTTGTGA
- a CDS encoding DUF5990 family protein, with product MQIQIEAFDLPGHSCATAPGFPGYTGIHVAVQHRDRTKDLLDPQPGGATSATWTLECAATTTPSGVDLKGPYIQGRPEDRFIYLSWGTMDEAGAFTPFRRAKLMIDAIDPATAEAATRSGLLLARLRLTDAKGQPLCAAVRPPLIEWIAGQTG from the coding sequence ATGCAGATCCAGATCGAGGCCTTCGACCTGCCGGGGCACAGCTGCGCCACCGCCCCTGGTTTCCCCGGCTACACCGGCATCCACGTCGCGGTCCAACACCGAGACCGCACGAAGGACCTACTCGACCCGCAGCCCGGCGGCGCCACGTCGGCGACCTGGACACTGGAGTGCGCCGCGACCACCACCCCGTCGGGCGTCGACCTCAAGGGCCCCTACATTCAGGGCCGCCCCGAAGACCGATTCATCTACCTCTCATGGGGCACCATGGACGAGGCCGGCGCCTTCACCCCGTTCCGGCGAGCCAAGCTGATGATCGACGCCATCGACCCGGCCACCGCCGAAGCCGCCACACGCTCCGGGCTGCTCCTCGCCCGACTTCGCCTCACCGACGCCAAGGGACAGCCACTGTGCGCCGCGGTCAGACCACCGCTCATCGAATGGATCGCCGGGCAAACAGGGTGA
- a CDS encoding TetR/AcrR family transcriptional regulator — protein MTVWDRPEPPTRPVPLDRERIVAAAIALADEGGLEAVSLRKVAARLDAGPMRLYGYISTKEELFDLMVDEVHAEILPEERPGDWREALRIHAHRTRQATLRHEWLADLLGGRPALGPNALAVTETTLAALDGLADLDTVLRAVETVSAYFIGAIRREIANLRAERATGLSERDWQRAHGPHVSRILATGRFPMLAKVVHDGTEVDAETSFATGLDWVLDAVAAKLARPA, from the coding sequence ATGACTGTGTGGGACCGGCCCGAGCCGCCGACTCGCCCCGTGCCGCTCGACCGGGAGCGAATCGTCGCCGCCGCCATCGCGCTGGCCGACGAGGGCGGGCTGGAGGCGGTGTCGTTGCGCAAAGTCGCCGCCCGGCTGGACGCCGGCCCTATGCGGCTGTACGGATACATCTCCACCAAGGAGGAACTGTTCGACCTCATGGTGGACGAGGTCCACGCCGAGATCCTCCCCGAGGAGCGGCCCGGCGACTGGCGGGAGGCACTGCGTATCCACGCCCACCGCACCAGGCAGGCCACCCTCCGCCACGAATGGCTGGCCGACCTGCTCGGCGGCCGTCCGGCCCTGGGCCCGAACGCCCTCGCCGTGACCGAGACCACGCTGGCCGCCCTCGACGGCCTCGCCGACCTCGACACCGTCCTGCGCGCCGTGGAGACCGTCAGCGCCTACTTCATCGGCGCGATCAGGCGCGAGATCGCGAACCTGCGGGCCGAGCGTGCCACGGGCCTGTCCGAGCGCGACTGGCAGCGCGCCCACGGCCCGCATGTGAGCAGGATCCTGGCCACGGGCCGCTTCCCGATGCTGGCCAAGGTCGTGCACGACGGCACGGAGGTGGACGCCGAGACGTCCTTCGCGACCGGCCTGGACTGGGTCCTCGACGCCGTGGCCGCCAAACTCGCCCGGCCGGCGTGA
- a CDS encoding FAD-dependent oxidoreductase produces MRHRIAVIGGGPAGLTFARVLHRHGHPVTVLERDPSPDARPPGGTLDLHEGMGQLALDKAGLLAEFQALSRPEGQAMRILGTDGTVLRDWRPRPGEPAHPEVDRGQLRDLLLGPLDVQWGRDVTEVVPGTRDGVLVRFADGRQETFDLVIGADGAWSRVRPAVSSVTPHYTGVTSVETSLDDVDIRHPDLARLIGDGSMAVYGVNRSLVAQRNSGGHVKVYAKFRAPLDWHTNLDRHMDLNRRAGLDAGLDAGLDLADVEAVRSSLLALFDGWAAPVLNLLRHGTAFVHRPFYVLPVSHTWAHVPGVTLLGDAAHLMPPLGAGANLAMLEGAELAESVAAGPGDLDEVVRAFEERMWARAGKWAKITTAGLERLVSPDPTEALALFDEVQP; encoded by the coding sequence ATGAGACATCGTATCGCCGTAATCGGAGGCGGCCCCGCCGGCCTCACCTTCGCCCGCGTCCTGCACCGCCACGGTCACCCCGTCACCGTCCTCGAACGCGATCCCTCCCCCGACGCCCGTCCCCCGGGCGGCACGCTCGATCTGCACGAAGGGATGGGCCAGCTCGCGCTGGACAAGGCGGGGCTGCTGGCGGAGTTCCAGGCGCTGTCCCGCCCCGAGGGGCAGGCCATGCGCATCCTGGGCACGGACGGGACCGTCCTCCGCGACTGGCGACCCCGTCCGGGTGAACCGGCCCATCCCGAAGTCGACCGCGGGCAACTCCGTGACCTGCTGCTCGGCCCCCTCGACGTTCAGTGGGGGCGGGACGTGACGGAGGTGGTGCCGGGGACCCGGGACGGCGTGCTGGTCCGCTTCGCGGACGGGCGGCAGGAGACGTTCGACCTCGTGATCGGCGCGGACGGCGCCTGGTCCCGGGTCCGTCCGGCAGTCTCGTCGGTGACGCCGCATTACACCGGCGTCACCTCGGTCGAGACCTCCCTGGACGACGTCGACATCCGCCACCCCGACCTCGCCCGGCTGATCGGCGACGGTTCCATGGCCGTGTACGGCGTGAACCGCTCCCTCGTCGCCCAGCGCAACAGCGGCGGCCACGTCAAGGTGTACGCCAAGTTCCGCGCGCCGCTGGACTGGCACACGAACCTGGACCGGCATATGGACCTGAACCGGCGCGCGGGCCTGGACGCAGGCCTGGACGCGGGCCTGGACCTGGCCGACGTCGAGGCCGTGCGATCAAGCCTGCTGGCCCTGTTCGACGGCTGGGCCGCTCCCGTCCTCAACCTCCTCCGCCACGGCACCGCTTTCGTCCACCGCCCCTTCTACGTCCTGCCCGTGTCCCACACCTGGGCCCACGTCCCCGGGGTGACGCTCCTGGGCGACGCCGCCCACCTGATGCCCCCGTTGGGGGCGGGCGCGAACCTCGCGATGCTGGAGGGCGCCGAACTCGCCGAGTCCGTCGCCGCCGGCCCTGGCGATCTGGACGAGGTCGTCCGCGCCTTCGAGGAACGGATGTGGGCACGGGCCGGCAAGTGGGCGAAGATCACGACGGCCGGTCTGGAACGCCTCGTGAGCCCGGACCCCACCGAAGCCCTCGCCCTCTTCGACGAAGTTCAGCCATGA
- a CDS encoding helix-turn-helix transcriptional regulator, which translates to MDDLAGFLRTRRSRVDPAAAGIPVDSRRRVEGLRREEVAHLSGVSVDYYVRLEQGRATQPSEQVLDALARVLGLDETERGHLYRLARQRRRRAKAPGGRVRPELLRVLDLVADAPALIMDHRLDVLAGNRLAGLLFGRPMPGLNTARHIFLEEAERGLYADWEKCTLDVVGHLRLAAGKYPEDPRLASLIGELAMGSERFRRLWARADVRARAHGRKAYRHPLVGLLELHQENFALPNETGMELLVLSAAPGSPAEDGLRLLAGLGADSDDAHPPVNAQVRE; encoded by the coding sequence ATGGACGATCTTGCGGGCTTTCTGCGGACCCGGCGTTCCAGGGTCGACCCGGCGGCCGCCGGCATCCCCGTCGACAGCCGCCGCCGGGTCGAAGGGCTGCGCCGCGAAGAGGTCGCGCACCTGTCCGGAGTCAGCGTCGACTACTACGTACGCCTGGAGCAAGGCCGCGCGACCCAGCCCTCCGAGCAGGTCCTCGACGCGCTCGCCCGCGTCCTCGGCCTCGACGAGACCGAACGCGGGCACCTCTACCGGCTCGCCCGGCAGCGCCGCCGCCGCGCGAAGGCGCCGGGCGGGCGGGTCCGGCCGGAGCTGCTGCGCGTCCTCGACCTGGTCGCCGACGCACCCGCGCTGATCATGGACCACCGCCTGGACGTGCTCGCAGGGAACCGCCTCGCCGGGCTCCTCTTCGGCCGGCCGATGCCGGGCCTGAACACCGCCCGGCACATCTTCCTTGAGGAGGCCGAGCGCGGCCTTTACGCGGACTGGGAAAAATGCACCCTCGACGTGGTCGGGCACCTGCGCCTGGCCGCCGGCAAATACCCCGAGGACCCCCGTCTGGCCTCGCTCATCGGTGAGCTGGCAATGGGCAGCGAGCGCTTCCGCCGCCTCTGGGCCCGCGCGGACGTGCGCGCCCGCGCACACGGACGCAAGGCGTACCGGCACCCGCTGGTCGGACTGCTGGAACTGCACCAGGAGAACTTCGCACTACCGAATGAAACAGGCATGGAGCTGCTGGTTCTGTCCGCGGCCCCCGGAAGCCCCGCCGAGGACGGGCTGCGCCTGCTCGCAGGCCTGGGCGCGGACAGCGATGACGCGCATCCCCCGGTGAACGCCCAGGTACGCGAGTAA
- a CDS encoding NAD(P)H-dependent oxidoreductase, protein MKTLIVYAHPEPKSLNGSLKDLAVSTLETAGHEVRVSDLYAMNWKAVVDAADYGPDASSPLKVALDSGRAFDAGTLTPDVLAEQEKLLWADTIIFQFPLWWYTMPAILKGWVDRVFTYHFAYGVGEHSDTRYGERFGEGTLAGRKALLSVTAGGPESHYAARGINGPIDDLLFPIHHGILYYPGIEVLPPFVLYGTDRMTGEDYTDVAKAWEQRLLTLESTEPIAFRRQNFGDYEIPSLHLKEGLEPAGRTGFGLHVRG, encoded by the coding sequence ATGAAAACGCTGATCGTCTACGCCCACCCGGAGCCGAAGTCGCTCAACGGCTCACTGAAGGACCTCGCGGTGTCAACATTGGAGACCGCCGGGCACGAGGTACGGGTGAGCGATCTGTACGCGATGAACTGGAAGGCGGTCGTGGACGCCGCGGACTACGGCCCCGACGCCTCAAGTCCGCTGAAGGTCGCCCTGGACTCGGGCCGGGCCTTCGACGCCGGGACGCTCACCCCGGACGTCCTCGCCGAGCAGGAGAAGCTGCTGTGGGCCGACACGATCATCTTCCAGTTCCCGCTGTGGTGGTACACGATGCCCGCGATCCTCAAAGGCTGGGTTGACCGGGTGTTCACCTACCATTTCGCGTACGGCGTCGGCGAGCACAGCGACACCAGGTACGGCGAGCGCTTCGGCGAAGGCACCCTCGCGGGCAGGAAGGCTCTGCTGTCGGTGACCGCCGGCGGCCCGGAGTCGCATTACGCCGCTCGCGGGATCAACGGCCCCATCGACGATCTGCTGTTCCCGATCCACCACGGCATCCTCTATTACCCGGGCATCGAGGTGCTGCCGCCGTTCGTGCTGTACGGCACCGACCGGATGACCGGCGAGGACTACACGGACGTCGCCAAGGCCTGGGAGCAGCGCCTGCTCACTCTGGAGTCGACCGAGCCGATCGCGTTCCGGCGGCAGAACTTCGGTGACTACGAGATCCCCTCACTGCACCTGAAGGAGGGACTGGAGCCCGCGGGCCGTACGGGGTTCGGGCTGCACGTGCGCGGCTGA
- the sigK gene encoding ECF RNA polymerase sigma factor SigK gives MEPQQVLGFAEGHNFAHSGLEDLLEHVARGDRAAFARAYDLIAGPVYGLVLRVLRDPAQSEEVAQEVLLEVWHKASRYERVRGSAMAWVMTIAHRRAVDRVRAAQTAVDREDRVARLEVHHPFDEVAESVQGRLERERLRRCLDGLTELQRQSVTFAYYGGYSYREVAELLKVPLGTVKTRMRDGLIRMRDCLGVER, from the coding sequence ATGGAGCCTCAACAGGTGCTGGGATTCGCGGAGGGCCACAATTTCGCCCACAGCGGGCTGGAAGACCTGCTTGAACACGTGGCGCGAGGAGATCGCGCCGCCTTCGCACGGGCCTACGACCTGATCGCCGGCCCCGTCTACGGGCTGGTCTTGCGTGTGTTGCGCGACCCCGCGCAGAGTGAAGAGGTCGCCCAAGAGGTCCTCCTCGAGGTGTGGCACAAAGCCTCCCGCTACGAACGCGTCCGCGGCTCGGCGATGGCCTGGGTCATGACGATCGCCCACCGCCGTGCCGTCGACCGCGTCCGCGCCGCCCAAACCGCCGTCGACCGCGAGGACCGCGTGGCCAGGCTGGAAGTACACCACCCTTTCGACGAGGTCGCCGAGTCGGTGCAGGGCCGCCTGGAACGCGAACGGCTGCGCCGCTGCCTCGACGGGCTCACCGAACTGCAGCGCCAATCCGTCACCTTCGCCTATTACGGCGGATACTCCTACCGTGAGGTCGCCGAACTGCTGAAGGTACCGCTGGGGACAGTGAAGACCCGAATGCGTGACGGGCTGATCCGCATGCGTGACTGCCTGGGGGTGGAACGATGA
- a CDS encoding anti-sigma factor: protein MNDAKNDRDPHTLAGAYVLDAIDVPADQLRFEEHLGRCAECAQEVRGLSETAARLGQATAAEAPPGLRERVMAQIGHVRQLPPVFAHAPGAKSRARWWPRLAAGLAVAGLAAAVLLGLVTVRAQDQLEQIQRRDRQISAVLAAPDARILTATAHQGGAATVVVSRAEGELVFLSRGLAALPDNSTYQLWQIGPAGIRSAALMRPDDFGHTPPIVTTRAGASTQLGVTVEPEGGSTQPTTQPLLLIDLPAA from the coding sequence ATGAACGACGCAAAGAACGACCGCGACCCGCACACGCTGGCCGGCGCCTACGTCTTGGACGCCATCGACGTCCCCGCCGACCAGCTGCGCTTCGAAGAGCACCTGGGCCGCTGCGCCGAATGCGCCCAGGAGGTGCGCGGCTTGTCCGAGACCGCCGCCAGGCTCGGCCAGGCCACGGCCGCCGAGGCGCCGCCGGGACTGCGCGAGCGGGTGATGGCCCAGATCGGTCACGTCCGTCAGCTGCCGCCCGTCTTCGCGCATGCGCCCGGCGCGAAGAGCAGAGCCCGGTGGTGGCCCCGCCTGGCGGCGGGCCTGGCCGTCGCCGGCCTGGCCGCCGCCGTGCTGCTGGGCCTGGTCACCGTCCGCGCCCAGGACCAGCTGGAGCAGATCCAGCGACGCGACCGGCAGATCTCCGCCGTCCTGGCCGCACCCGACGCCCGCATCCTCACCGCGACCGCGCACCAGGGTGGCGCCGCCACCGTGGTGGTCTCCCGCGCCGAAGGCGAGCTGGTGTTCCTGTCCAGGGGGCTGGCCGCGCTGCCCGACAACAGCACCTACCAGCTGTGGCAGATCGGACCTGCGGGCATCCGCTCGGCCGCTCTGATGCGCCCCGACGACTTCGGACACACCCCGCCCATCGTCACCACCCGGGCCGGCGCTTCCACCCAGCTCGGCGTCACCGTCGAACCCGAAGGCGGCTCGACGCAGCCCACCACTCAGCCGCTGCTCCTGATTGATCTGCCCGCCGCCTGA
- a CDS encoding molybdopterin-dependent oxidoreductase, with translation MSITRPTSATIVAAACGLLAGAASLGSAELAAALWRPQSGPLPAVGSAFIDLTPGWLKDFAIRTFGENDKPVLLLGLMAAVAALAAVAGISAPRHPRPAVATLVGLGVVAALAARGRPGAGALDAAPSLLAAAVGALTLLLLRRAWLRAFTAPRPAHRPAGGPTPATGARTQPALPPETDRAETDRAGTGTDRVETGPATQAQTPRAADRRTLLLTGAATLGLATFSGGAGRVITGARDSAAGGAGLVLPRPADPAAPLPSGSDLRIAGLSPYTTPTADFYRVDTALIIPRVPHRDWRLRIHGLVDRPVELTFDDLLARPLAERDITLTCVSNEVGGPYAGHARWLGVDLAALLRQAGVRSGADQILSRSADGWTCATPVETVLDGRDALLAVGMNGQVLPPVHGFPARMIVPGLYGYVSATKWVTDLKLTRFADEPAYWTVRGWAERAPIKTASRIDVPKAFARLPAGRLTVAGVAWAQHRGVDAVEVRIDGGPWHQARLAPSANADTWRQWHLDWQVAPGEHRLEVRATDATGHTQPSQRVTPFPDGATGWHSVVVTVR, from the coding sequence GTGAGCATCACCAGACCAACCTCGGCCACGATCGTCGCCGCAGCCTGCGGGCTGCTGGCCGGCGCGGCCTCGCTGGGGTCGGCCGAGCTGGCCGCGGCGCTGTGGCGACCGCAGTCCGGGCCGCTACCGGCCGTGGGATCGGCGTTCATCGACCTGACCCCCGGCTGGTTGAAGGACTTCGCCATCCGTACCTTCGGGGAGAACGACAAACCGGTCTTGCTGCTGGGCCTGATGGCGGCCGTCGCCGCTCTGGCCGCCGTCGCGGGGATCTCCGCACCTCGCCATCCCCGCCCCGCCGTCGCGACCCTGGTCGGCCTGGGAGTGGTCGCCGCCCTGGCCGCCCGGGGGCGGCCGGGCGCCGGCGCGCTGGACGCGGCGCCGTCCCTGCTGGCCGCCGCCGTCGGTGCGCTGACCCTGCTGCTCCTGCGCCGCGCGTGGCTGCGAGCCTTCACCGCACCCCGCCCGGCACACCGGCCGGCCGGCGGCCCTACCCCGGCTACCGGAGCCCGCACCCAGCCGGCCCTTCCTCCGGAAACGGACCGAGCGGAAACAGACCGCGCGGGGACGGGGACAGACCGCGTGGAGACGGGGCCGGCCACTCAGGCTCAGACGCCCCGCGCCGCCGATCGCCGCACGTTGCTGCTGACCGGGGCCGCGACCTTGGGCCTGGCCACCTTCAGCGGCGGTGCCGGGCGGGTGATCACCGGTGCCCGAGACAGCGCCGCCGGCGGTGCCGGCCTGGTGCTGCCCCGCCCGGCCGACCCCGCCGCGCCGCTGCCCTCCGGCAGCGACCTGCGCATCGCCGGGCTCAGCCCCTACACCACGCCCACCGCCGACTTCTACCGCGTCGACACCGCTCTGATCATCCCTCGCGTGCCGCACCGCGACTGGCGGCTGCGCATCCATGGCCTGGTCGACCGGCCCGTCGAGCTCACCTTCGACGACCTGCTCGCCCGCCCGCTGGCTGAGCGCGACATCACCTTGACGTGCGTGTCCAACGAGGTCGGCGGCCCCTACGCCGGCCACGCCCGCTGGCTGGGCGTCGACCTGGCCGCGCTGCTGCGCCAGGCCGGAGTGCGATCGGGAGCCGATCAGATCCTGTCGCGCTCGGCCGACGGCTGGACCTGCGCCACTCCCGTCGAAACCGTCCTGGACGGCCGCGACGCGCTCCTGGCCGTCGGCATGAACGGCCAGGTACTGCCTCCCGTGCATGGCTTTCCCGCCCGCATGATCGTGCCCGGCCTGTATGGGTACGTCTCGGCCACCAAGTGGGTCACCGACCTCAAACTCACCCGCTTCGCCGACGAGCCGGCCTACTGGACGGTGCGCGGCTGGGCCGAGCGGGCCCCCATCAAGACCGCCTCGCGCATCGACGTGCCCAAGGCGTTCGCCCGGCTGCCCGCCGGACGCCTGACCGTCGCCGGTGTGGCCTGGGCCCAGCACCGCGGCGTCGACGCCGTGGAGGTCCGCATCGACGGCGGACCCTGGCACCAGGCCCGCCTGGCGCCCTCGGCCAACGCCGACACCTGGCGCCAATGGCACCTCGACTGGCAGGTCGCCCCCGGTGAGCACCGCCTGGAGGTGCGCGCCACCGACGCCACCGGCCACACCCAGCCCTCCCAGCGCGTGACGCCCTTCCCCGACGGCGCCACCGGCTGGCACTCCGTCGTGGTGACGGTCCGATGA
- a CDS encoding fasciclin domain-containing protein: protein MNMRLITLPALAAALAMTAACSGTGGDTAADVAAPATSQPPASTGTEPSEPTASPMPFGAACSAVPVSGEGSFTGMADDPVATAASNNPVLSTLVAAVTKAGLVDTLNSAEDITVFAPTDDAFAKIPKETLDKVLADKKMLTSILTYHVVSGRKTPTDLENGSFTTLQGGKVTTSGSGEDYKADDATVVCGNVSTRNATVYLVDTVLMPKS, encoded by the coding sequence ATGAACATGCGCCTCATCACACTGCCGGCCCTGGCGGCCGCACTGGCCATGACCGCCGCGTGCAGCGGCACCGGCGGCGACACCGCCGCCGACGTCGCCGCCCCGGCCACCTCCCAACCCCCCGCCTCGACCGGTACCGAGCCCAGCGAGCCGACGGCCTCGCCCATGCCGTTCGGCGCGGCCTGCTCGGCCGTACCCGTCTCCGGAGAGGGCAGCTTCACCGGCATGGCCGACGACCCGGTGGCCACCGCGGCCTCCAACAACCCGGTCCTGTCGACGCTGGTCGCCGCGGTCACAAAGGCCGGCCTGGTCGACACGCTCAACTCCGCCGAAGACATCACCGTGTTCGCCCCCACCGACGACGCCTTCGCCAAGATTCCCAAGGAGACGCTGGACAAGGTGCTGGCCGACAAGAAGATGCTCACCTCCATCCTCACCTACCACGTCGTCTCGGGCCGTAAGACGCCCACCGACCTGGAAAACGGCAGCTTCACCACCCTGCAGGGCGGCAAGGTGACCACCAGCGGCTCCGGAGAGGACTACAAGGCAGACGACGCCACCGTCGTCTGCGGCAATGTGTCCACCCGCAACGCCACCGTCTACCTCGTCGACACCGTGCTGATGCCCAAGAGCTGA
- a CDS encoding AraC family transcriptional regulator translates to MDALAGLLEGPRASGAFLLRIVLDPPWSIRVQDGSPLCLAVMLGGEACVEPDHGEPVRLRPGDVAIIRGPAPYVMSDDTATPPQVIVHPGQRCVTPEGVDLRERMALGVRTWGSNPDGSVQLLLGVYEEVGAVGQRLLDVLPPLLVVSEDTWDSTLLPVLAREVTEQGPAQGVVLDRLLDLLLISVLRVWFDRPEAESPAWYRAHTHPVAGEALRLFHEDPANDWTLARVAAEIGVSRATLAECFRNAVGTPPMTYLTEWRLALAADLLRQSDTTLNAVARQVGYGSGFALSSAFKRVYGISPQEHRSATPAR, encoded by the coding sequence GTGGACGCACTCGCAGGGTTACTTGAGGGACCGCGAGCCAGCGGCGCCTTCCTCCTCCGCATCGTGCTGGATCCCCCATGGTCGATCCGGGTCCAGGACGGGTCGCCGCTGTGCCTCGCCGTCATGCTCGGCGGCGAAGCGTGCGTCGAGCCCGACCACGGCGAGCCGGTACGGCTGCGCCCGGGCGACGTCGCCATCATCCGTGGGCCGGCCCCCTACGTGATGAGCGACGACACCGCGACCCCGCCGCAGGTCATCGTGCACCCCGGCCAGCGATGCGTCACGCCCGAGGGCGTCGATCTGCGCGAGCGGATGGCGCTGGGGGTGCGCACGTGGGGCAGCAACCCCGACGGGTCGGTGCAGCTGCTGCTCGGCGTGTACGAGGAGGTCGGCGCCGTCGGCCAGCGCCTGCTCGACGTGCTGCCGCCGCTGCTGGTCGTGTCCGAAGACACCTGGGACTCGACGCTCCTCCCGGTGCTGGCCCGGGAGGTCACCGAACAGGGGCCGGCCCAGGGCGTCGTGCTCGACCGCCTGCTCGACCTGCTGCTCATCTCGGTGCTGCGGGTGTGGTTCGACCGGCCCGAGGCCGAGTCCCCGGCCTGGTACCGAGCCCACACCCACCCGGTGGCCGGCGAGGCACTGCGCCTGTTCCACGAGGACCCGGCGAACGACTGGACTCTGGCGCGGGTCGCCGCCGAGATCGGCGTGTCACGGGCGACGCTGGCCGAGTGCTTCCGCAACGCCGTCGGCACGCCGCCGATGACCTACCTGACCGAGTGGCGCCTGGCCCTGGCCGCCGACCTGCTGCGCCAATCCGACACCACGCTGAACGCCGTCGCCCGGCAGGTCGGCTACGGCAGCGGGTTCGCCCTCAGCTCGGCGTTCAAGCGGGTGTACGGCATCAGCCCGCAGGAGCATCGCAGCGCCACGCCGGCGCGGTGA
- a CDS encoding NmrA family transcriptional regulator, whose product MTPNEHTTLVLGGTGRVGRRVTRRLIERGVNVRVGSRTGEPPFDWEDPSTWAGAVAGVKSAYLMYYPEVEWPGAGDAIAAVARLAVDAGVDRLVLLSARNQDEAVRCEDAVTSLPVEWTIVAPASFNQNFDEGVFLEPLRHGVLALPAGDNADPFIDAGDIADVVVAALTEDGHVGERYELTGPRLWTFAEGVAEIARATGRELRYVPITRDRFADAIVDDGAPREFAEPLATLISEFFDGRNSSLADGVERALNRKPRDFADWVAEIAPTGVWDAA is encoded by the coding sequence ATGACACCAAACGAGCACACGACGTTGGTCCTCGGTGGTACCGGCCGGGTCGGCCGCCGGGTGACCCGGAGGCTGATCGAGCGAGGCGTCAACGTGCGGGTCGGCTCCCGCACCGGCGAGCCCCCGTTCGACTGGGAGGACCCCTCAACCTGGGCCGGCGCCGTCGCCGGCGTCAAGTCGGCCTACCTGATGTACTACCCCGAGGTCGAGTGGCCCGGCGCCGGTGACGCCATCGCCGCCGTGGCCCGGCTGGCGGTCGACGCCGGCGTCGACCGCCTGGTCCTGCTGTCGGCCCGCAACCAGGACGAGGCCGTCCGGTGCGAGGACGCCGTGACGAGCCTCCCGGTCGAGTGGACCATCGTCGCCCCGGCCTCGTTCAACCAGAACTTCGACGAGGGCGTGTTCCTGGAGCCGCTGCGCCACGGCGTGCTGGCCCTGCCCGCCGGCGACAACGCCGACCCGTTCATCGACGCCGGCGACATCGCCGACGTCGTGGTGGCGGCCCTCACCGAGGACGGCCACGTGGGCGAGCGCTACGAGCTGACGGGCCCCCGCCTGTGGACCTTCGCCGAAGGCGTCGCCGAGATCGCCCGGGCGACGGGCCGCGAGCTCCGCTACGTGCCGATCACCCGGGACCGGTTCGCCGACGCGATCGTCGACGACGGCGCCCCGCGCGAGTTCGCCGAGCCGCTGGCCACGCTCATCTCCGAGTTCTTCGACGGCCGGAACAGCTCGCTGGCCGACGGCGTCGAGCGTGCCCTGAACCGCAAGCCCCGCGACTTCGCGGACTGGGTGGCCGAGATCGCCCCCACCGGCGTGTGGGACGCCGCCTAG